The DNA sequence AGTTTTATTTGCCAAGTTTAGTTGAACCTCCTCGTCTTGTGAATAAAGACCAGGTGGCGAGAATTCGCAATGCCATCTAAACATCAGGCTGGGGAAGCCTAAAGTATTGCGACATCTCTATTATGTTCCTTGTGTGCTTGCTTCTGCCTATTTCTTTGCGGGCTTCACTGTGACCAGGTCATGATGACAAAGAAGCTGGCAGTGGCTAGGATGATGACCACCAGGAACAGGCGTGAAAACAGGTAGTCGCAAGCAGCAGCTACGTCACGCCACGTTATTTCCGCTGACCCTGACCTCTCAACGACCTCTTCCAGTCGATCATTACCTACAATCTCATCCCTCGTGTCATGTTTTCCTGCAGAACCCTTTTCACAGCTTTCTTTTACAAATACAACAGGAGCGACAGACGTTTTACGCAAGACTAAATCGCCTTTTTTCAACCCCCCTCTGCCGGAAAAAAGCTGAAAGAAGAAGCGAGCACTCTTGGGCAAAGGGAGAGAATCGGACCTGTGGTGAAGGGAGAGCACCAGGACGGTGAGGATCACGGAGAGCGCGGAGCATGCGCACAGCAGCACGAGGTAGACCATGAAGATAGAAGTCTGCAGCGAAGACCGGGGCAGGACCTCCATCAGAATAGACAGGAGGAAGATGAAGGTCAACATCAAGGTCATGCCCAAGGACACCTTCTCGCCGCTCTCTGCGGGCAGTGAGAACACCAGCGCGGACAGCAAGGCCAGCAGCAACGTCGGTGTCACCAACGCCAGCGACAGGAATATGGACCTCCTCTGCAACGTGAAGCTGTGAGAAGAACAGGTAAACATATGTTAAAGGGCCTGACATGATATTTTTAAGGACCTGGTATCGGCCGTCTTAACGgtaccctgggtcagggcgttagcaattttctcccccctttcctaacctaggtggtgggttcaagtgctagtctttcggatgagacgaaaaaccgaggtcccttcgtgtacactacattggggtgtgcacgttaaagatcccacgattgacaaaagggtctttcctggcaaaattgtataggcatagataaaaatgtccaccaaaatacccgtgtgacttggaataataggccgtgaaaagtaggatatgcgccgaaatggctgcgatctgctggccgatgtgaatgcgtgatgtattgtgtaaaaaaaattccatctcacacggcataaataaatccctgcgccttgaatatgtgcgcgatataaattgcataaaacaaaaattaaaaaaattaaaaaataaatccctgcgcttagaaccgtacccacggaatacgcgcgatataagcctcatattgattgattgattgacccaTAGTTTTAGTTTCTGAAAGCAGTCATCGTTataatcatcatcgtcgtcgtcgtcgccacATCATTGACGTGCTCGTCGTTGTCACTGTCGATATTTTCGTCATTGACACATAAACTAGTTCAGTCTCCTGTTTCTCGTCTCTTTCAACGGACAATCCCCTCACTGTCTCAGTTACCATATACGAATGCTGTCGTCGagatcttttttatttttttttttttttattttttttttttttttttttttttgacctcagttgcatgcaaggctgcttcaacccatcttttttgcctctttcgtctttttttttttcttttttttttctttctttttgggcggtgagcatatccttcttcattggtcttttttttttttcaatgaaattttacttttgttttcttttacattacaggttacatttccattaaattactttttaattcaacaacaatttaactaatgtttgcgtgtatgtgcatatgtgtgtgtgtgtgtgtgcgtgtgtgtgtgtgtgtgtgtgtgttgttgttgttgttgttcccataattctgttatataatacattttcagcgggacaatacataacaagttaattaatccaattacagtactagttttcagcacagcatcatacagcgcatatataaataactttacattaacagcacaatactactagttatctatattcttatacacagttcaattttactagagatttcgaagtcgagcttggttctgaaataagatcttcatgttagtttttggatttccgtacttaaactggcttacgcacattttcgatatcaatataaggtgattaattatgaaggttttctctctggggatatcacgtgtgaaatacccaaaaagagcctcttcgcagcttaactttatatttttgcctgtatatttaaatatgtacccttgacattcctgccatatgggttgcactgctctacactgccaaaaaaagtgctcgatgaagtcggtttcgttacaatactgacagagatttgtttgacgaattcccatcttatgtagcaaaatattggtgggatatatattgtgtaaaattttccaatgcaatagacgaagacgggtttctgtcgagcattcgttagctaatttccagtgtttatcttctaatgtaatatttaatttgttcgaccaaaatccagctgagcttggctcctttatctcataatttaacatctttaggcggatttggcgtggagataattgtataaatggcatatgatcaaaacgggcctgacccgtatcacgcaataatagagctttaatggcagtctgtattgcattatattcaaataggcgagactgtttatatccagttcgttcacatatttcctcaaaagagtacatgtcgttatcgttaaaaacatctttaacatcgcatattttagcctttatccagtcattcatgtatagtgtttgcttcctgtaccttatatttgtattattccataaggtttgattgcgtacacttatctgctgttcattactgcttatttctttgatcttgtgtttattgtttagccaggtgataaaagcttgtttccagaaatattgctttatggcacctagtcctttaaaatgttctgcactcacatttgagcgcagacagcataagcgttcgcccagatttaaaaatgatgctaatggaatctgttgccactttgcgttacttccgtccagcagcctcataatccatgaaattagaaatgatgtttgtacagctttgacattaatcattttcagacctccaagatttgtctcttggcacattacttttctattaactttttcataagctcttttgtttgaatattttttcttccagataAATCGGAATAGAGATGAATTTAGCTTATTGAGGAAGTTTTCTGTGGCACATAGAGATTGCAGTGCGTAAGTAAACTGTGACAACATTAATGTTTTGACTATACAAATTTTCCCCATTATACTTAGGTTTCTTTTCGACCATGTTGCTATTAATGAATTTACTTTATGTAGTTTAGGTTCCCAGTTTTCTTCTATGTTGGAGGCTGGGACAGAGTTGTTGAAATGAATTCCtaagattttgatttgttttttccaaataatattacatggtcgGTCAGCAGAACATTTATTTATACCAAGccacattgcttctgtcttttgatcattcattgctaaccctgaaaattttgaaaactgaGTTATAAGATGTAACACGTTTCTTAGGTCTTTCTCATCTTGTAGGAAGAAACTAATGTCGTCAGCATAC is a window from the Littorina saxatilis isolate snail1 linkage group LG10, US_GU_Lsax_2.0, whole genome shotgun sequence genome containing:
- the LOC138977805 gene encoding neuronal acetylcholine receptor subunit beta-3-like, with amino-acid sequence MSKIAFYKLHSDLFGTGYNRNVRPTLDSSQITVVNVQLNVVSLRDVDMKEQQMKMMVLLEFQWTDELLQWQTHNYEQVETIFIPQKQIWVPDLTVDQYLGETYLKMGDDSLLLKVVSEGKVKWSPGLTLQTSCVVNIMYYPFDQQVCDWKLYPLMSDTRQLVLQPLGVDGVYGQGAQQNAEWEIVSVVDETCDFNISSGSKSDTMSCIRYSFTLQRRSIFLSLALVTPTLLLALLSALVFSLPAESGEKVSLGMTLMLTFIFLLSILMEVLPRSSLQTSIFMVYLVLLCACSALSVILTVLVLSLHHRSDSLPLPKSARFFFQLFSGRGGLKKGDLVLRKTSVAPVVFVKESCEKGSAGKHDTRDEIVGNDRLEEVVERSGSAEITWRDVAAACDYLFSRLFLVVIILATASFFVIMTWSQ